Genomic DNA from Podospora pseudoanserina strain CBS 124.78 chromosome 4, whole genome shotgun sequence:
CGCTATCACGAGGCAGATCCCGCTTGGTAGACCTGATCAGGGGACGATAGGAAGGGACTTTAACCCTGCTCACTATGTCATGATGACGCCTGAGGAGGCTAAGATGAATGTTGAGAGTGTGAAGCAACAGGCGGCGGCTGACCGGTGGGATTTCAAGATTGGCGGTAGCAGTGGTGATGAGCCTGTTATTGATTTGAGAGGTGTGTCGAGAGATGGGGATCTGAGCGATGACGAGATAATCAGGAGGGCAATGGAGGaagcagagaagaagagggttgagacggcgaggaaggaagcTGAAGAGTTGGCTGCGAGGCAGGCGCTTGGGAAGCTGCCGCCTTTGCCGAGGGTAGGTCCTCCCCCGAGAGTGACGGGTGGAAGCCCGCCACCGAAAACTGGGATGACCTCTGGGTTTGATCCAGCAGGTACTCAGGGTAgtggggggttgagaagTGTGCCACATTATAGGGTCTAATATCGGACATGGCCTCGTGGAGAGATAATAATGTTCACATAATACTTTGCTCACCCATCTCGAAACCTAATTCATGTGGATTGTAGCGAGTAATCACATATATGTGGGAAGTGAAAGAGAGAAGGTCACCACAAATGAGAATTGGTGTGAAGAGATAACCCTAAATTTCTGATAGGCCAATTCAGATTCGTTCAAGGAATTAAGGTACGTGGCGGTCCTGGAGGTGGTAGTTATGCCAATCGATGGGTACCTCTCATAACTTGGAGTTTCCGTGGAAGAAAAACGTGAAATGCTATATGTACTTGCTACACCCGTTGAATGAATGTGCACATACAGCGGTGGGCGGTCTGACGGAGTTCCCCTTGCCTGGATTAGGTACTGAAAAGTAATAATGTGTTGTAGACTCTTTTGTCCAGTGTAATATCATGCAAACTCCACCCTCAGAACTTCGATATGGTTGTTGTTCGTATAAGACACCACCAGTGTCTTCCCCGTCTCATCCAAATACGGGTGTGCCACCCCGGCGTacaccaacccatcatcaataGGCATCGCCTGGAAAATCTGCACATCCGGCGTCCAAGGCCCTTCCAAGTTGTCCGCCGTCCGGATAAACACCGCCCCACCAGCTACAACACCAAGCACAGTCAGCCGTCCGTCACCCAATCTCAAGCATCCTTCAGGTAGACTCACCAATCCCCAAATGCACCAGCAAATAACACCCCCAATACTCACTCCAATGCACCTGTCCCTGTCCACTCCCCCACATAACCGACGTCTCAGTATCAAATCGATCCAGCACCTgcttcctccaccccttctGCTTTCCCCAATAGTACTCATACGCCCCCAGATCAaacgccttcttcgccttcacCCTAGCAAGGTAGTGGTAGTTGATGGTACTCCAATCCTTGATATAATCCGGTGGCCCACCCCAAATATAGATATACTCCGAATTCTCATCCCGATACGCAATCTGATCACCATATCTGGCATATTTCTTCGagtcccaccaccaaccttgACTGCCGTACCGGTGTGTAACGGTAGGGACCTCGTCGATGAGCTCAACTTGCGCCACGCCAGCACCGATTAAATCGAGGGATTCATTCCCATTCTGTCTTCCATCAGCACAATACGATCCCTCACAAGAGCACTGGAAACTTACCACCAGGTAATAGAgcacccccatccccgtctcctcatcaacctcacacaAACTcgtccccccaaacccatacTGGTTCGTCTCCCCCCACTCCTCATTAAAAGGCACAAACTGCAATTGATGTGGCACCGGCTCGTCgttgttgagatggaggtcCACCACCGTCAGTGGGTCGTCCGTGAGCAAAGAAATAGAATCCCGAACCATGCCGTGAAAGCCGGGCGGGTCAAGAAACATGTCTGTCACCCCTGGGGCAGCCCATAACGTGTCCCCAAAGATGGAGTACCATTTCCCTCCCAACTTGCCCGCAAACCCCAAGTCGCGGTGAGAGCACGAATTGTTGGCTATTTGGTAGCCTAGCCAGGTGACGTTTTCGATGTTGTTGGCTAGGGGGTTGGTGCCCGACGGGAGGGTATTGTCTATTACGACTTTGTTGGGGAGTGTTGCGGTGGCGGTGTTGCCGAGCGCAGTGGTAGTTGTGACTGCTTCCGCGAGCGATGTGAccggttgggtggtggtggttgataaCGTGGAATTTGTCGGGCTGACTATTGCCACTACCACTTCAGgggatgtcgtcgtcgtagtcGCGTTCTGTGGTTCTGGACAGGCGTATGATCCTATCAGGCCAGAGATGATGACGGCGGTTAGCCGGTGCATCCTCGAACCAGTCATGGCTGTAGCTATGACATGGAAGCCTTAAAAAAGAACGatagagaagaagaagagaatgcTGGCACCACTAGGCGATGGCTAAAGTAAACagaccaaaagaaaaaaatgtgTCAAGGGAGAGAGTTACCAGCTGGAATGAACGGGCATGTTAAATCCAATGCCAACCGACAATCAGATGAACGACAAAGCCCTCCCAGCCTCCAGTGCAAGGCACCGTCACAGCGGGCTCGTGTTGCAAAGTTGTGCCTGCCACCTCGACTGGTCACCCCTGAATCTCAGAGAACGCTATGCGGGCCAAGAAGGCTAAGTCCCGAAGGGAGGCTCGGGGTATCAGTGGAGTTACCAGAAGAAAATGCAAAAAGCGAGATGCCAGTGGAAGCCAGATG
This window encodes:
- a CDS encoding hypothetical protein (EggNog:ENOG503PCUS; COG:S): MPHLARKLLRKVQQLRHRHDEARDASHHDQLRNRWQGSYACPEPQNATTTTTSPEVVVAIVSPTNSTLSTTTTQPVTSLAEAVTTTTALGNTATATLPNKVVIDNTLPSGTNPLANNIENVTWLGYQIANNSCSHRDLGFAGKLGGKWYSIFGDTLWAAPGVTDMFLDPPGFHGMVRDSISLLTDDPLTVVDLHLNNDEPVPHQLQFVPFNEEWGETNQYGFGGTSLCEVDEETGMGVLYYLVNGNESLDLIGAGVAQVELIDEVPTVTHRYGSQGWWWDSKKYARYGDQIAYRDENSEYIYIWGGPPDYIKDWSTINYHYLARVKAKKAFDLGAYEYYWGKQKGWRKQVLDRFDTETSVMWGSGQGQVHWSEYWGCYLLVHLGIAGGAVFIRTADNLEGPWTPDVQIFQAMPIDDGLVYAGVAHPYLDETGKTLVVSYTNNNHIEVLRVEFA